A single window of Brevundimonas vitisensis DNA harbors:
- a CDS encoding COQ9 family protein produces MTDAPDLSTDTPSSDWADRMEQAVLDAAIDRAPALGWNSALVRAACEANGLSLGDQELLLPNGPRDLAALLSRRHDSRALAALGSAEGLKIRERIARAVSARMEAGAQDIEATRRCAGFLAVPTNADLGLSLAWESADHLWRWAGDTSTDWNHYSKRTILSGILIPALTLRWFDGQEAAEAFVAARIDNVMAFEKWKAGKDFEGPLKTATDLLSRLRYGAKA; encoded by the coding sequence ATGACCGACGCACCCGACCTGTCGACCGACACCCCATCATCGGACTGGGCCGACCGCATGGAGCAGGCGGTACTGGATGCCGCCATCGATCGCGCGCCGGCCTTGGGCTGGAATTCGGCCCTGGTGCGCGCGGCCTGCGAGGCCAACGGACTTTCGCTGGGGGACCAGGAGCTGCTGCTGCCCAACGGGCCGCGCGACCTGGCGGCCCTGCTGTCGCGCCGTCATGATTCGCGAGCCCTGGCCGCGCTGGGGTCGGCAGAGGGTCTGAAGATCCGCGAGCGTATCGCGCGTGCCGTTTCAGCCCGGATGGAGGCCGGAGCCCAGGATATCGAGGCCACGCGCCGCTGTGCCGGCTTCCTGGCCGTGCCGACCAATGCCGACCTCGGGCTGTCGCTGGCATGGGAGAGCGCCGACCACCTGTGGCGCTGGGCCGGGGATACGTCCACCGACTGGAATCACTATTCCAAGCGCACCATCCTGTCGGGCATCTTGATCCCGGCCCTGACCCTGCGCTGGTTCGATGGTCAGGAAGCTGCGGAGGCTTTCGTCGCCGCCCGCATCGACAACGTCATGGCCTTCGAAAAGTGGAAGGCCGGCAAGGATTTCGAGGGGCCGCTCAAGACGGCCACGGACCTGCTGAGCCGTTTGCGGTATGGGGCGAAGGCTTAA
- the rpsU gene encoding 30S ribosomal protein S21 produces the protein MVQIFVRDNNVDQALKALKKKMQREGSFREMKRHVHYEKPSEKRARQKAEAVRRARKLARKRMQREGLLPPPKPRVPGPGAAGGGNRS, from the coding sequence CTGGTACAGATTTTCGTTCGCGATAATAACGTCGATCAAGCGCTCAAAGCCCTGAAGAAGAAGATGCAGCGCGAAGGCAGCTTCCGTGAAATGAAGCGCCACGTGCACTACGAGAAGCCCTCGGAGAAGCGCGCCCGCCAGAAGGCCGAGGCCGTGCGCCGCGCCCGCAAGCTGGCCCGCAAGCGCATGCAGCGCGAAGGCCTGCTGCCGCCTCCCAAGCCCCGCGTGCCCGGTCCGGGTGCTGCGGGCGGTGGCAACCGCTCCTAA
- a CDS encoding UPF0262 family protein, with product MSDHRLASIALDAATLPAATSEIEHERRVAIYDIVERNSFEPAGSEHGPYDLTLSLQDSRLVFDIAGGDYKRAHVLSLTPLKSVLKDYLLICDSYYEALRGSSPSQIESVDMGRRGLHNEGAELLKDRLAGKIALDHETARRLFTLIVALYRRG from the coding sequence ATGAGCGACCATCGCCTGGCGTCCATTGCCCTGGATGCCGCGACGCTGCCTGCGGCCACGTCCGAGATCGAGCACGAACGCCGCGTTGCCATATACGACATCGTCGAACGAAACAGTTTCGAGCCGGCCGGATCGGAGCATGGCCCCTATGATCTGACCCTGTCGCTGCAGGACAGCCGCCTGGTGTTCGACATTGCGGGCGGGGACTACAAACGGGCCCATGTCCTGTCCCTGACGCCGTTGAAAAGCGTCCTGAAGGACTATCTGCTGATCTGCGACAGCTATTACGAGGCCCTGCGCGGGTCCTCGCCCAGCCAGATCGAGTCGGTCGATATGGGCCGGCGGGGTCTGCATAACGAGGGGGCCGAGCTGCTGAAGGACCGCTTGGCCGGAAAGATCGCCCTCGACCACGAAACGGCGCGGCGCCTCTTCACCCTGATCGTGGCCCTGTATCGCCGGGGCTGA
- a CDS encoding DUF2948 family protein produces the protein MSIEAVDDTTPIPTGPVEPLRLLAHDGEDLSIISAALQDAILRPVDIVWEKGARRVTLALSRFCWECGGTRVMAAMQFGDVVAVKSRRLPRGPETPLELLAIDFEPGDAPGGRVILMFAGGGDLRIDVECLDAVVTDLSERWPAKAAPAHPAEIGTDIASGGVLAS, from the coding sequence ATGAGCATTGAGGCTGTCGACGACACCACGCCCATACCGACCGGCCCTGTCGAGCCGCTGCGCCTGCTGGCCCATGACGGCGAGGACCTCAGCATCATCTCCGCTGCGCTTCAGGACGCCATTCTGCGCCCCGTCGACATCGTCTGGGAAAAAGGCGCGCGTCGCGTGACCCTGGCGCTCAGCCGCTTCTGCTGGGAATGCGGAGGCACGCGCGTGATGGCCGCCATGCAGTTCGGGGATGTGGTCGCCGTCAAGAGCCGGCGCCTGCCGCGCGGACCCGAAACGCCGCTGGAGCTTCTGGCCATCGATTTCGAGCCGGGCGACGCACCGGGCGGGCGGGTCATCCTGATGTTCGCTGGAGGTGGAGATCTGCGAATCGACGTCGAATGCCTGGACGCGGTGGTCACCGATCTTTCGGAACGCTGGCCGGCCAAGGCGGCACCTGCCCACCCGGCCGAGATCGGGACCGACATCGCCTCCGGCGGGGTCCTGGCGTCATGA
- the murA gene encoding UDP-N-acetylglucosamine 1-carboxyvinyltransferase, with protein sequence MDSIAIKGGTQLHGEIPVSGAKNSAIKLMAATILTDQPVRLTNMPRLADTRFLGQLLRQFGVEVTESDGPDGQQTLFHAAEITSTFAPYDLVRQMRASFNVLGPLLARTGHAKVSLPGGCTIGARPVDLHLDALSRLGASIELDEGYVSAIAPRGLIGAEIEFPFVSVGATEHTLMAAVLAQGTTVLRRAAREPEIGDLVRCLTAMGAKIEGVDTDVLTITGVTSLRGTDWSVIPDRIEMGSYACAAAMAGGEVRLTKAKPELISALTERMIAAGVEIEPTADGVIVRRDPARRLQAVDVATEVYPGFATDLQAQFMALMTTAEGESVIHENIFENRFMHAPELARLGADISVHAGEARVSGVETLRAAPVMATDLRASVSLVIAGLVAEGETTIGRVYHLDRGFERLEEKLGACGAEIRRVKEDGHEH encoded by the coding sequence ATGGACAGCATCGCCATCAAGGGCGGCACCCAGCTTCACGGGGAAATCCCCGTCAGCGGTGCCAAGAATTCCGCCATCAAGTTGATGGCCGCGACGATCCTGACCGATCAGCCGGTTCGGCTGACCAATATGCCGCGCCTGGCCGACACGCGATTCCTGGGCCAGCTGTTGCGGCAGTTCGGCGTCGAGGTCACCGAGAGCGACGGGCCGGATGGTCAGCAGACCCTGTTCCACGCCGCCGAGATCACTTCGACCTTCGCGCCTTATGATCTGGTTCGCCAGATGCGGGCCTCGTTCAATGTTCTTGGGCCTCTGCTGGCGCGGACCGGCCATGCCAAGGTCTCGCTGCCCGGCGGCTGCACCATCGGTGCCCGCCCGGTGGACCTGCATCTGGACGCCCTGTCGCGCCTGGGGGCCTCGATCGAGCTCGACGAAGGCTATGTCTCGGCGATCGCGCCCAGGGGTCTCATTGGGGCCGAAATCGAGTTTCCCTTCGTCTCGGTCGGGGCGACGGAACACACCCTGATGGCGGCCGTCCTGGCCCAAGGTACGACCGTTCTGCGCCGCGCAGCGCGAGAGCCCGAGATTGGCGATCTGGTCCGCTGTCTGACGGCCATGGGGGCCAAGATCGAGGGCGTGGATACCGACGTCCTGACGATCACCGGCGTCACGTCTCTGCGTGGGACCGACTGGTCTGTGATTCCCGACCGGATCGAGATGGGCTCCTATGCCTGTGCGGCGGCCATGGCGGGCGGCGAGGTCCGCCTGACCAAGGCGAAGCCCGAGCTGATTTCGGCCCTGACCGAGCGGATGATCGCGGCGGGAGTCGAGATCGAACCCACCGCCGATGGTGTCATCGTGCGCCGCGATCCGGCCCGTCGCCTTCAGGCCGTCGATGTCGCGACCGAGGTTTACCCCGGCTTCGCCACCGACCTGCAGGCCCAGTTCATGGCCCTGATGACGACGGCCGAGGGCGAGAGCGTCATCCACGAGAACATCTTCGAAAACCGCTTCATGCATGCGCCGGAACTGGCTCGCCTGGGGGCCGACATCTCGGTCCACGCCGGCGAGGCGCGGGTGAGCGGGGTCGAAACCCTTCGCGCCGCTCCGGTCATGGCTACCGACCTGCGGGCCTCGGTCAGCCTGGTCATCGCCGGCCTGGTGGCCGAAGGCGAAACCACCATCGGGCGAGTCTATCACCTGGATCGGGGTTTCGAGCGGCTCGAGGAGAAGCTCGGAGCCTGCGGGGCCGAGATCCGGCGGGTCAAGGAGGACGGGCATGAGCATTGA
- the msrB gene encoding peptide-methionine (R)-S-oxide reductase MsrB: MTDTDIRRSASGFDLTPPSPSQRVALEADLSAEEKRVLLAHGTEAPFCGVLLGEKRAGVFCCRMCGLPLFRTGTKFESGTGWPSFTQPVDEDHVRAIRDTSYGMVRTETVCARCDSHQGHVFPDGPPPTGLRYCINSVALSFVEAGRPLPDPLGRGDGTA, from the coding sequence ATGACAGACACCGACATTCGCCGCTCCGCCTCCGGCTTCGACCTCACCCCGCCCAGTCCTTCGCAGCGCGTCGCGCTGGAGGCCGACCTGTCGGCAGAGGAAAAGCGGGTCCTGTTGGCCCATGGCACCGAGGCTCCCTTTTGCGGGGTTCTGCTGGGAGAGAAGCGCGCGGGCGTCTTCTGCTGCCGGATGTGCGGTCTTCCGCTGTTCCGGACCGGCACAAAGTTCGAAAGTGGAACGGGCTGGCCCAGCTTTACCCAGCCCGTGGACGAGGACCATGTCCGGGCGATCCGCGACACCTCCTACGGCATGGTGCGCACCGAAACCGTCTGCGCGCGCTGCGACAGCCATCAGGGGCACGTTTTCCCGGACGGCCCGCCACCGACCGGCCTGCGGTACTGCATCAACTCTGTTGCCCTGTCCTTCGTCGAGGCGGGCAGGCCACTGCCCGACCCCTTGGGCCGCGGCGACGGCACGGCCTGA